In a single window of the Desulfovibrio sp. Huiquan2017 genome:
- the rpmJ gene encoding 50S ribosomal protein L36 gives MKVRPSVKKMCSKCKVIRRNGVLRVICENPRHKQRQG, from the coding sequence ATGAAAGTCAGACCTTCTGTGAAAAAAATGTGTTCCAAGTGCAAAGTAATTCGGCGCAACGGCGTGCTGCGGGTGATCTGCGAAAACCCCCGGCATAAGCAGCGTCAAGGATAG